The following proteins come from a genomic window of Paenibacillus sp. CAA11:
- the asd gene encoding archaetidylserine decarboxylase (Phosphatidylserine decarboxylase is synthesized as a single chain precursor. Generation of the pyruvoyl active site from a Ser is coupled to cleavage of a Gly-Ser bond between the larger (beta) and smaller (alpha chains). It is an integral membrane protein.) produces MAKRMMRLFTELSSRKWIAAMTGRFSHSSLSRHIIPMFAKAYHIPLHEAEKELSEYRTLNEFFTRRLKPGMRPIHSEPDMMISPVDSLITAMGPIDAGTILNVKGQNYTIAELLNHSPYMDKYKHGFFFVLYLSPTDYHRIHTPVAGRKLESEHIKGKVYPVNDFGMTHMKSVLSRNERLITYISHELGEVAVVKVGAMNVSSIKYVDEAAGEWNRGDDLAYFEFGSTVVLLTQTRTFEPLPQLAPGVSVKMGQPLGRFHRPTKASTKEPGVQ; encoded by the coding sequence ATGGCTAAAAGAATGATGCGGCTCTTTACGGAACTATCCTCCCGAAAGTGGATTGCGGCGATGACAGGCCGTTTCTCCCACTCGAGCCTAAGCCGCCATATCATTCCTATGTTTGCAAAGGCTTATCATATTCCGCTCCATGAAGCGGAAAAGGAACTCAGCGAATATCGGACACTTAATGAATTTTTTACCCGCCGCCTCAAACCCGGCATGCGTCCCATTCATAGCGAGCCCGACATGATGATCAGTCCTGTGGATTCTCTGATTACAGCGATGGGGCCGATTGATGCGGGGACCATTTTGAATGTTAAAGGTCAGAATTATACGATTGCAGAACTGCTGAATCACTCTCCTTATATGGACAAGTATAAGCACGGTTTCTTTTTTGTGCTCTACTTAAGCCCTACCGACTATCACCGGATTCACACTCCGGTAGCAGGGCGTAAGCTGGAAAGCGAGCATATCAAAGGCAAGGTATACCCTGTTAATGATTTCGGTATGACCCATATGAAGTCGGTACTAAGCCGGAACGAGCGGCTGATCACGTATATCTCCCATGAGCTTGGTGAGGTGGCTGTGGTCAAGGTAGGTGCCATGAATGTCAGCAGCATTAAATATGTGGATGAAGCAGCCGGAGAATGGAACCGGGGCGATGATCTCGCTTATTTTGAATTCGGTTCTACGGTGGTGCTGCTGACGCAAACGAGAACCTTCGAGCCTCTTCCGCAGCTGGCCCCCGGAGTCTCTGTCAAGATGGGGCAGCCGCTTGGCCGATTTCATCGGCCCACCAAGGCCTCTACGAAGGAGCCTGGTGTGCAATAA
- a CDS encoding helix-turn-helix domain-containing protein, protein MLNASPSSFVLKRAFAKIVCEPGWKWQKREKPLENYDLFYVWSGEGTVVLNDRPTQVGKGSCFLFRPGDFTSATHNPQKPLVLTYIHFDVNVPVTELPASYRKLENALDFEYLLSRYVRLSLNKEIYGAEEEARLILKQLMIYLLREERQEQLIEPKATNQLAEVIQEVANYVLQHPGLPHRTKDLATRAGLSPRYFSIKFKEITGSSVQSYIIKCRIDRARHLLLHEGMNVTEVADALGYRDIFFFSRQFKQYTGKSPSEIR, encoded by the coding sequence ATGTTGAACGCTTCGCCGTCTTCATTTGTGCTAAAACGGGCTTTCGCCAAAATCGTCTGCGAGCCCGGCTGGAAATGGCAAAAGCGGGAAAAACCTTTAGAGAACTATGACCTTTTCTATGTTTGGAGCGGGGAAGGTACGGTTGTATTGAACGATCGCCCAACACAGGTCGGCAAGGGAAGCTGCTTCTTATTCAGACCCGGTGATTTTACAAGTGCCACCCATAACCCTCAGAAGCCGCTTGTGCTTACCTATATTCATTTTGATGTTAATGTACCCGTTACGGAGCTTCCCGCTTCATACCGGAAGCTGGAAAATGCGCTGGACTTCGAATACTTGCTGTCCCGCTATGTGCGTCTGTCTCTAAATAAGGAGATATACGGGGCAGAGGAAGAGGCACGCTTAATTTTGAAGCAGCTGATGATCTATCTTTTAAGGGAGGAGCGGCAGGAACAGCTCATCGAACCGAAAGCTACGAACCAGCTGGCTGAGGTCATTCAGGAGGTGGCCAATTATGTGCTGCAGCATCCGGGTCTTCCTCATCGAACCAAGGATCTTGCGACGCGGGCAGGATTGTCACCACGTTATTTTTCCATTAAGTTCAAAGAGATCACGGGCTCCTCGGTACAATCTTATATTATTAAATGCCGGATTGATCGTGCCCGGCACCTGCTTCTTCATGAGGGCATGAATGTAACGGAGGTTGCTGACGCGCTTGGTTACCGCGATATCTTCTTCTTCAGTCGGCAATTTAAGCAGTATACCGGCAAGAGCCCTTCTGAAATTCGTTAA
- a CDS encoding aminotransferase class I/II-fold pyridoxal phosphate-dependent enzyme, with amino-acid sequence MSSLAEQLNEKLKANSPDVYEMLSTLGREIYFPKEGILSQSAEASSHAKKYNATIGIATENGGPMHLSVIQDTLSAYQPKDLYPYAPPAGKPELRSLWREKMLKENPSLQGKATSQPIVTNALTHGLSIVADLFVDEGDAVIYPDKNWENYELTFGIRRHAEIINYPLFTEEMTFNSEGLRQALLSRKSQGKAIVVLNFPNNPTGYTPGVKEGEEIVAAIHEAAEAGIRVVVVTDDAYFGLFFEDSLHESLFGKLANLHPRILPIKIDGATKEEYVWGFRVGFLTYALDDAEALAALEQKTLGIIRATISSGAHPSQTFVLEALKSPQFEAQKEEKYAVMKGRANKVKALLDSGKYSGVWEYYPFNSGYFMCLKLKTVKAEALRQHLLHEYGVGTIALGDHDLRIAFSCIAEENLEELYDLIYQGVLDLQKA; translated from the coding sequence ATGAGTTCACTTGCGGAGCAGTTAAATGAGAAATTAAAAGCCAACAGTCCTGATGTTTATGAGATGCTGTCCACACTTGGCCGGGAAATTTATTTCCCGAAAGAAGGGATATTGAGCCAATCGGCAGAGGCATCCAGCCATGCCAAGAAATACAACGCAACCATCGGAATTGCTACCGAGAATGGCGGTCCGATGCACTTGTCTGTGATTCAGGATACCTTGTCGGCCTATCAGCCCAAGGATTTGTATCCCTATGCTCCTCCTGCAGGAAAACCTGAGCTTCGCAGCCTATGGCGCGAGAAAATGCTGAAGGAGAACCCTTCGCTTCAGGGCAAAGCAACGAGTCAGCCTATTGTCACCAATGCGCTAACCCACGGGCTGAGCATCGTAGCCGATCTGTTCGTTGATGAAGGAGATGCCGTTATTTATCCGGACAAGAATTGGGAGAATTACGAGCTTACATTCGGAATTCGCCGTCATGCCGAGATTATTAATTACCCTCTGTTCACCGAGGAAATGACCTTTAACAGTGAGGGGCTCAGACAAGCCCTGCTGTCCCGTAAATCTCAAGGCAAGGCCATCGTCGTTCTGAATTTCCCTAACAACCCTACAGGCTATACACCGGGCGTCAAGGAAGGCGAAGAGATTGTAGCGGCCATTCACGAGGCTGCAGAAGCCGGAATTCGAGTAGTTGTCGTAACGGATGATGCTTATTTTGGATTGTTCTTTGAGGATTCTCTCCATGAATCGCTGTTCGGCAAACTCGCCAATCTTCATCCACGTATTCTGCCTATCAAAATAGACGGGGCGACTAAAGAAGAGTACGTCTGGGGATTCCGCGTAGGCTTCCTAACCTATGCGCTGGACGATGCGGAGGCGCTTGCTGCTCTGGAGCAAAAGACGCTCGGCATTATCCGCGCCACCATCTCAAGCGGCGCTCATCCTTCTCAGACCTTCGTGCTTGAAGCGCTCAAATCTCCGCAATTCGAAGCCCAGAAGGAAGAGAAATATGCGGTGATGAAAGGCAGAGCCAACAAAGTTAAAGCCCTACTCGACAGCGGAAAATATAGCGGAGTCTGGGAATACTACCCGTTCAATTCCGGCTACTTCATGTGCTTGAAGCTGAAGACGGTCAAGGCTGAAGCCTTGCGCCAGCATCTTCTTCATGAGTATGGAGTCGGCACCATCGCTCTAGGCGATCATGACCTGCGCATAGCCTTCTCCTGCATTGCAGAAGAGAATCTCGAAGAATTGTACGACCTGATTTATCAAGGTGTTCTAGATCTTCAGAAAGCCTAA
- a CDS encoding ABC transporter permease, translating into MELRSLQARRKTAFWGKVLPYFPYMMQSGVAVVLLGLIIAFSAWYTSFLRNIPEGIPIRLIMLILLAPLTVAASFRTYLQPADTVFLLPMEQRMREYFKPAFKSGVIYKLIGLYILLLLAWPMYTRAELDAKPFLATAAVLLVLKLISSYGGWQELRSVSIRARQGLRLLRWALLLLMIAAWLWQPAERSLIFILLVLATYLVILKVIPKHRTPWDTLIAVEKTQASRVLMILGWFVDIPAEGQKISRRRWLSGVGQRIPWGPSHAFGYLLIKTFIRSELLGITVRLSLLGILLILWNATSWWGAGIYLFFVFLLGAQLSSLHRLHADSPAAAFYPLPPLSRLRAAVKLARNVQLSVTFILWLPIVVLAYNQPALALGSLAAGLLLSLFMHGARLRKWKEEEDE; encoded by the coding sequence ATGGAATTGAGATCCCTGCAAGCCCGAAGAAAGACCGCTTTCTGGGGCAAGGTCCTCCCTTATTTCCCTTACATGATGCAGAGCGGAGTCGCCGTAGTTCTCTTAGGGCTTATCATCGCATTTTCCGCTTGGTATACATCCTTCCTCAGGAATATTCCGGAGGGAATTCCGATTAGGCTGATCATGCTGATCCTGCTGGCCCCTCTTACGGTTGCCGCCAGCTTCCGTACATATTTGCAGCCGGCAGACACCGTCTTTCTGCTACCGATGGAACAGAGGATGCGTGAATATTTCAAACCGGCCTTTAAGAGCGGTGTAATTTATAAATTAATAGGACTATATATTTTGCTCCTCCTCGCATGGCCGATGTATACACGTGCAGAGCTGGACGCTAAACCGTTTCTTGCTACAGCGGCAGTGCTGCTTGTTCTTAAGCTGATATCCTCCTACGGAGGGTGGCAGGAGCTGCGGAGTGTATCTATACGGGCCAGACAGGGCCTTCGCCTGCTTCGTTGGGCGCTGCTCCTTCTGATGATTGCGGCCTGGCTGTGGCAGCCGGCAGAGCGCAGCCTAATCTTTATTCTGCTGGTCCTTGCTACCTATCTTGTTATTCTAAAGGTCATTCCCAAACATAGAACTCCCTGGGATACCCTTATTGCAGTAGAGAAAACACAGGCTTCGCGTGTGCTTATGATCCTTGGCTGGTTTGTGGATATTCCGGCCGAAGGCCAGAAAATCAGCCGGCGTCGCTGGCTGTCAGGTGTGGGCCAGCGAATTCCGTGGGGACCCAGCCATGCGTTCGGATATTTACTGATCAAGACATTTATACGCAGTGAACTGCTTGGCATTACGGTGCGGCTCAGCCTCCTGGGCATTCTGCTGATCCTGTGGAATGCGACGAGCTGGTGGGGGGCGGGCATTTATCTCTTCTTTGTGTTCCTGCTTGGAGCACAGCTGTCTTCCTTGCACAGGCTGCATGCCGATTCGCCAGCGGCAGCATTCTATCCGCTGCCCCCGCTGTCTCGCTTAAGAGCTGCGGTTAAGCTTGCACGCAATGTTCAGCTCTCGGTCACCTTTATTCTGTGGCTTCCGATTGTTGTGCTTGCCTACAATCAGCCAGCGCTGGCCCTAGGCAGTCTTGCCGCGGGTTTGTTGCTGAGTCTCTTCATGCATGGTGCACGCCTTCGCAAGTGGAAGGAAGAAGAGGACGAATAA
- a CDS encoding ABC transporter ATP-binding protein, which produces MSQQPILQVDHLSGGYSLGKPVLHDISFHVNPGEMIGLIGLNGAGKSTTMKHILGLMLPQQGSVRVQGKTREEGAEGYQSSLAFVPESPLLYEELTVREHLEFTARAYGVDPSDYERRSERLLDLFHMQNKADSLSMHLSKGMKQKVMIMSAFLAHPPLYIIDEPFLGLDPLGIRSLLDFMLETKREGASILLSSHILSTIENYCDRFIVLHQGSVIAQGTLSEVAMQAGTDGSSLEETFYALVKNGV; this is translated from the coding sequence TTGTCGCAACAGCCCATATTGCAGGTGGACCATTTAAGCGGCGGCTACAGCCTGGGTAAGCCGGTGCTGCATGATATTTCATTCCATGTGAACCCAGGTGAGATGATCGGGTTAATCGGCCTCAACGGTGCGGGAAAGAGCACGACGATGAAGCATATCCTGGGTCTGATGCTTCCCCAGCAGGGCAGTGTCCGCGTTCAGGGGAAGACTCGCGAGGAGGGAGCTGAAGGCTATCAATCCTCGCTGGCTTTTGTGCCGGAATCGCCGCTGCTGTATGAGGAGCTCACGGTTAGAGAGCATCTGGAGTTTACCGCCAGAGCCTATGGAGTTGACCCATCCGATTATGAGCGGCGCTCAGAGCGTCTGCTGGATCTATTTCATATGCAGAATAAAGCGGATAGCTTGTCGATGCATTTGTCCAAAGGGATGAAGCAAAAAGTCATGATTATGAGCGCATTCCTGGCGCATCCTCCCCTCTATATTATTGATGAGCCGTTTCTGGGGCTGGATCCGCTGGGCATTCGCTCCCTGCTTGATTTTATGCTGGAGACGAAGCGGGAGGGGGCGTCCATTCTGCTTAGCTCTCATATTTTGTCTACCATTGAGAATTATTGTGACCGGTTTATAGTGCTTCACCAAGGGAGTGTTATCGCGCAGGGGACGTTAAGTGAAGTGGCGATGCAGGCGGGAACGGATGGCTCCTCACTGGAGGAGACCTTTTATGCGCTTGTGAAGAACGGAGTGTAG